From Bacteroides uniformis:
TGGCTGCGCAATGTTTACGCTGCGCTATCACGCCGCAGGTCATTGGCATATTAGCACATTGGCACATTAGCACATTAAAACCACATTGGCACATTTTAAAAGAATTATGAATGCAATAGAATATATGCAGCAAGAGCTGCAAACATTGAAAGAACACAGCAACCTGCGCCGCCTGCCGCAACTGACACACGAGGGACGCACGGTTATAGCCGATGGCCGGCATATGCTGAACCTTTCGTCCAACGACTACCTGGGCCTGGCTGCCGACCGCCAGCTAAAGGAAGAATTCCTGCAGACACTGACACCGGACACCTTCCTGCCGACTTCCTCCTCCTCCCGCCTGCTGACGGGGAACTTCGGGATTTACGAAGAACTGGAGACGGAACTCGCCACACTTTTCGGCACAGAGACAGCACTGGTGCTCAATAGCGGCTATCATGCCAATATGGGGATTCTGCCCGCCGTGAGCGATGCACAAACCCTAATACTGGCAGACAAGCTGGTGCATGCCAGCATCATCGACGGCATCCGCCTATCCACCGCACGCTGCATCCGCTTCCGCCACAACGACCTGGTGCAACTGGAACGCCTGCTGGAACAACACCATGCAACATTCCGGCAATTGATTATCGTCACAGAAAGCATCTTCAGCATGGACGGTGACCAAGCCGACCTCACGGCATTGGTGCGTTTGAAAAAAAGATACTCCAACGTACTGCTCTATGTGGACGAAGCCCATGCATTCGGCGTAAGGGGACTGCGCGGCCTGGGCTGCGCCGAAGAAACCGGATGCATCCGGGATATAGATTTCCTCGTGGGCACCTTCGGCAAGGCAGCGGCATCTGCCGGCGCATACATCGCCTGTTGCCGGACGATACGCGAGTATCTCGTCAACCGGATGCGAACCCTCATCTTCACCACGGCATTGCCTCCGACAAGTATTGCCTGGACACTGTTTATCGTGCGGAAACTTGCCGGAATGCAGGACCGCCGCGAGCATCTGGCAAGAATCAGCCGGACGCTGCGCGAAGCATTACAAGCCAAGGGGTACGGATGCCCTAGCGCAAGCCATATCGTCCCCTTGATTATCGGCCCCAGTGCCGACACTGTGCTGTGCGCAGAGTTGCTGCAGAGGCATGGGTTCTATGCACTGCCGGTACGCCCGCCCACAGTGCCCGAAAGGACATCACGCATCCGCTTTTCGCTGACGGCAGACATACGGGAAGATGAGATTGGAGAACTGATACCCCTTATTCCCCTAAAGGAAGAGAGGAATACTAACGCTATACGATTCTAAAAACAGATGAAACAAAGTTACATTATACACGAGCATCATCCCCGGCTATTGCTGTTCTTTGCCGGCTGGGGAGCCGATGAGACGCCTTTCAAAATGTATCGTCCGGCAGCCAGCGACTTCATGGTGTGCTATGACTACCGCACACTGGATTTTGACGCCTCCGGACTGGAAGAATACCGCGAAATCAACCTCATCGGCTGGTCTATGGGGGTATGGGCGGCTTCGCAGACCGTGCCACAGCTCTCATCGCCAGGTACGTCCGGCGAAGGTATCCATATGGCAAACAGCATCGCCATCAACGGAACGCCCTACCCCATAGACCAGCATATGGGCATTCCACCCGCCATCTACCACGGGACATTGGACGGACTGACTGGGGCTTCACTGCACAAATTCCTCCGCCGCATGTGCGCCAACGGAGCAGCCTTCAAAGCTTTCCTGGAAATCACCCCCCGCCGTCCGCTGGAAGAGTTGAGAGATGAGTTGACGGAGATTGAGAAGATGTACCACACACTGCCTGCTGCCACCTTCCATTGGCAGCAGGCAGTAACGGGAGGCAACGACCGCATCATTCCACCAGCCAACCAGCTGCAAGCCTGGGAAATACTCGGCACCCCCGTACTGCAAACGGAGGATGCCCACTACCAGGAAGAGTTATTCAGACATTACCTGCAAGACCTATGGACAAGCCACTGAACCCGATGGACAAACAACTGATAGCCGCCCGCTTTGCCAAAGCCCGGAATACCTATACCCGGGAGGCCCGCGTGCAGCAACAAGTCGCCGAGAAGATGATGCAGCTCATAAAGGAACCATACACACGTTTCCGCCGTGTCGTAGAGTTTGGCTGCGGAACGGGAAGCTACTCACGTATCCTCCTCCACACCTTGCAACCGGAAGCTCTGCTGCTGAACGACTTGTGCCGGGAAATGGAGGAGTGCGTCAAGGAACTTTGCGACGGCACTACCGTGCAGTTCGTCCCCGGTGATGCCGAAGCCATCGACTTCCCCGGAGAAACCGACCTGATAACCTCGTGCTCCACCCTGCAATGGTTCAACGACCCAGGTGCTTTCTTCACCCGCTGCCACCAAGCACTGGTGGCAGACGGCCTGCTTGCCTTCAGCACCTTCGGCGCCACAAACATGCACGAAATACGCCAACTGACTGGGCACGGGCTGGACTATCTCTCCGTTGAGGAGCTGCAAGCCCTGCTGTCTCCCGGTTTCGATATTCTTCATGCCGAAGAAGAGGTGATATCCTTGCCCTTCCCCACTCCCCAGGCAGTGCTGAAGCATCTGAAGCAAACCGGAGTCACGGGTACGGAAAAAAGGATGTGGACGCGTAGTCGCCTGCAATCCTTCTGCAAAGAATACACAACCCGGTTCAGTGATGCCGCAGGCAACGTAAG
This genomic window contains:
- a CDS encoding 8-amino-7-oxononanoate synthase, which gives rise to MNAIEYMQQELQTLKEHSNLRRLPQLTHEGRTVIADGRHMLNLSSNDYLGLAADRQLKEEFLQTLTPDTFLPTSSSSRLLTGNFGIYEELETELATLFGTETALVLNSGYHANMGILPAVSDAQTLILADKLVHASIIDGIRLSTARCIRFRHNDLVQLERLLEQHHATFRQLIIVTESIFSMDGDQADLTALVRLKKRYSNVLLYVDEAHAFGVRGLRGLGCAEETGCIRDIDFLVGTFGKAAASAGAYIACCRTIREYLVNRMRTLIFTTALPPTSIAWTLFIVRKLAGMQDRREHLARISRTLREALQAKGYGCPSASHIVPLIIGPSADTVLCAELLQRHGFYALPVRPPTVPERTSRIRFSLTADIREDEIGELIPLIPLKEERNTNAIRF
- a CDS encoding pimeloyl-ACP methyl esterase BioG family protein; this encodes MKQSYIIHEHHPRLLLFFAGWGADETPFKMYRPAASDFMVCYDYRTLDFDASGLEEYREINLIGWSMGVWAASQTVPQLSSPGTSGEGIHMANSIAINGTPYPIDQHMGIPPAIYHGTLDGLTGASLHKFLRRMCANGAAFKAFLEITPRRPLEELRDELTEIEKMYHTLPAATFHWQQAVTGGNDRIIPPANQLQAWEILGTPVLQTEDAHYQEELFRHYLQDLWTSH
- the bioC gene encoding malonyl-ACP O-methyltransferase BioC; amino-acid sequence: MDKPLNPMDKQLIAARFAKARNTYTREARVQQQVAEKMMQLIKEPYTRFRRVVEFGCGTGSYSRILLHTLQPEALLLNDLCREMEECVKELCDGTTVQFVPGDAEAIDFPGETDLITSCSTLQWFNDPGAFFTRCHQALVADGLLAFSTFGATNMHEIRQLTGHGLDYLSVEELQALLSPGFDILHAEEEVISLPFPTPQAVLKHLKQTGVTGTEKRMWTRSRLQSFCKEYTTRFSDAAGNVSLTYHPIYIIARKKTK